The Agromyces atrinae genome window below encodes:
- a CDS encoding DUF4433 domain-containing protein, which yields MGDECIHGFDDGLCAICFPPPEPVKAEPVARVRTTRAPGASSTPRSRPASRTPGAPARPPVRVNDQRLYHVTHIDNLAGILEAGGVLADVSAANAATPAIDVSSSLQREVRRQTIADGRAIAEFVPFHLTPDGSTWAAIRTNEGDSRLTDAAVELSATDFVVLVAAIAGIGDDYVVTDRDAADPDARVSTSEDEARRLLVRLIGDDESDAILEAELLIHEAVPLDSFTVIGVANDKVRDVVRDALRGSGHSLRVVVYPPWFRPVE from the coding sequence GTGGGCGACGAATGCATCCACGGGTTCGATGACGGGCTGTGTGCGATCTGCTTCCCTCCTCCCGAGCCCGTCAAGGCTGAACCGGTCGCCCGTGTTCGCACGACCCGTGCCCCCGGGGCCAGCTCGACTCCGCGTTCCCGTCCCGCGAGCCGCACCCCCGGTGCGCCCGCGCGCCCGCCCGTTCGTGTGAACGACCAGCGGCTCTATCACGTCACGCACATCGACAACCTGGCCGGCATCCTCGAGGCCGGCGGTGTGCTGGCCGACGTCTCGGCCGCGAACGCCGCGACGCCGGCGATCGACGTCTCGTCGAGCCTCCAGCGCGAGGTGCGCCGTCAGACGATCGCCGACGGCCGTGCGATCGCCGAGTTCGTGCCCTTCCACCTGACGCCCGACGGCAGCACGTGGGCGGCCATCCGCACGAACGAGGGCGACTCCCGCCTCACCGACGCCGCCGTCGAACTGTCGGCGACCGACTTCGTCGTGCTCGTCGCCGCGATCGCCGGTATCGGAGACGACTACGTCGTGACCGACCGCGATGCCGCAGACCCCGACGCGCGCGTCTCGACGAGCGAGGACGAGGCCCGCCGCCTGCTCGTACGCCTCATCGGCGACGACGAGTCCGATGCGATCCTCGAGGCCGAGCTCCTGATCCACGAAGCCGTGCCGCTCGACTCGTTCACCGTCATCGGCGTCGCGAACGACAAGGTGCGCGACGTCGTGCGCGACGCACTGCGCGGCAGCGGCCACTCGCTCCGTGTCGTCGTCTACCCGCCCTGGTTCCGCCCGGTCGAGTAG